One stretch of Juglans microcarpa x Juglans regia isolate MS1-56 chromosome 3D, Jm3101_v1.0, whole genome shotgun sequence DNA includes these proteins:
- the LOC121254064 gene encoding organ-specific protein P4-like: MRSGIFAFLLLILSLLLSVNLNGAREDPGDYWKSIMKDQPIPEAIKTLFHRDSPHPSESMKKDHFLRDFDVTPNAIIYHARVEGKEEKKPCVQDLETKRDTQLMQG; the protein is encoded by the exons ATGAGGTCTGGGATCTTTGCTTTCTTGCTTCTGATCTTGTCCCTCCTCTTG TCTGTTAACCTCAACGGTGCCAGAGAAGACCCAGGAGATTACTGGAAGAGCATAATGAAAGACCAACCAATACCAGAAGCAATCAAAACCCTCTTTCATCGAGATTCCCCACATCCCTCTGAATCAATGAAAAAAGACCATTTCCTTAGAGATTTTGACGTCACACCTAATGCTATTATCTATCATGCCCGTGTTGAggggaaagaagagaagaagccTTGTGTCCAGGACTTGGAAACAAAGCGAGACACACAGCTGATGCAGGGCTGA
- the LOC121256599 gene encoding BURP domain-containing protein BNM2A-like has translation MGIGYFASWSLFLHLLLTMCAHGSGSRELITKKHPEELIEHTPASKHGELQEPKRKIILEYLTDHDDGHRKETSSNSVSSAHDDDVLVPGMDSDHSKVRTDVHIRLYNSHHHDMDNQGKLDHDAHQGLHRGQVLHSHHSSHMEHMDPSSMIFFTMKDLKVGKTMPVYFPKRDPSTSPRFLPREEADSIPFSLNELPRLLEIFSFSPDSPQAKAMEDTLRQCEIEPIKGETKLCATSLESMLDFARGMLGLNSRFQLLITSHLIKSSTLFQNYTFLSMPQEISAPKMVACHTMPYPYAVFYCHSQDSKNKVFKVTLGGENGDRVEAIAVCHTDTSQWSPDHVSFRVLGVKPGTSNVCHFFPADNLVWVPTPVPV, from the exons aTGGGTATTGGGTACTTTGCATCTTGGAGCCTCTTCCTTCATCTTCTACTCACTATG TGTGCTCATGGAAGTGGATCGAGAGAGTTGATCACCAAAAAGCACCCGGAAGAGCTTATAGAACATACTCCTGCAAGCAAGCATGGAGAGTTGCAAGAACCCAAACGCAAGATCATTTTGGAATATCTTACTGATCATGATGATGGTCACCGGAAAGAAACAAGCAGCAATTCAGTATCTTCAGCGCATGATGATGATGTGCTTGTACCTGGCATGGACAGTGATCATAGCAAGGTTCGTACTGATGTCCACATAAGGCTGTATAATTCCCACCACCATGACATGGACAATCAAGGTAAGCTAGACCATGATGCCCATCAAGGCCTACATAGAGGTCAAGTACTTCATTCTCACCATTCGTCCCACATGGAACACATGGACCCTTCTTCAATGATCTTCTTCACCATGAAGGATTTAAAGGTAGGAAAAACAATGCCAGTCTATTTCCCAAAGAGAGATCCTTCAACTTCTCCACGTTTCTTGCCTAGAGAAGAAGCTGACTCGATACCCTTCTCATTAAACGAACTCCCACGCCTTCTTgaaattttctctttctccccaGACTCTCCCCAAGCCAAAGCCATGGAAGATACACTCAGACAATGTGAGATTGAACCCATCAAAGGAGAGACCAAGCTCTGTGCCACCTCCTTGGAATCCATGCTTGATTTTGCACGTGGCATGCTGGGCCTGAATTCCCGTTTCCAACTTCTGATCACTTCCCATCTGATCAAGTCAAGCACCCTTTTCCAGAACTACACTTTCCTAAGCATGCCACAGGAAATTTCAGCTCCCAAGATGGTTGCATGTCATACTATGCCTTACCCTTACGCAGTTTTCTATTGCCACAGCCAAGATAGTAAAAACAAGGTATTCAAGGTTACCCTAGGTGGTGAGAATGGAGATAGGGTGGAAGCCATTGCTGTTTGCCACACGGATACCTCCCAATGGAGCCCCGATCACGTGTCATTTCGCGTGCTTGGGGTCAAGCCAGGGACCTCCAACGTCTGCCATTTCTTCCCAGCAGACAATCTCGTGTGGGTTCCAACACCTGTACCGGTTTAG
- the LOC121254091 gene encoding BURP domain-containing protein BNM2A-like has product MRLRIASCTCGIIVYALVVLLTAQESNARKLVTGYGKDVNMKKEYDIHQHAMDGHLSLRDDSEQSNGGHIEINREHIGEEVHEENGHERILKKHAYAHPEMHMDHMDPALNIFLAIDDLKVGKSMPIYFPRKDPSMSPKLLPREEVDSIPFSSTQLPYLLEFFSFSKESPQAKAMEYTLGQCELEPTKGETKFCATSFESLLDLPRSFLGLDSRLKVITATDLRNSTVLQQNYTFLGVKEISAPKMIACHTMPYPYAVFYCHGQENENRLFEVSLDGENGETVQAAAICHMDTSQWDPEHVSFRVLGVEPGSSPVCHFFPADNIIWVPIMSA; this is encoded by the exons ATGCGTCTCCGGATTGCTTCTTGTACATGTGGCATCATTGTTTACGCACTAGTTGTTCTATTG ACTGCACAAGAGAGTAATGCAAGGAAGCTGGTTACAGGATATGGAAAAGATGTTAACATGAAGAAGGAATATGATATACATCAACATGCCATGGATGGCCATCTAAGCCTTCGAGACGATTCTGAGCAGAGTAATGGTGGTCATATAGAGATCAATCGTGAGCATATAGGCGAAGAGGTACATGAGGAGAATGGTCATGAAAGGATCCTAAAGAAGCATGCGTATGCTCATCCAGAAATGCACATGGATCACATGGACCCTGcgctaaatatttttttggctaTAGATGATCTAAAAGTTGGGAAATCAATGCCAATTTATTTTCCCAGAAAGGATCCTTCAATGTCTCCTAAATTGCTTCCCAGAGAAGAAGTTGATTCCATTCCTTTCTCATCAACACAGCTTCCATACCTTCTTgaattcttctccttctccaagGAGTCACCCCAAGCCAAGGCTATGGAATACACACTGGGACAATGTGAGCTTGAACCCACTAAAGGAGAGACCAAGTTCTGTGCTACCTCCTTTGAGTCCTTGCTTGATTTGCCACGTAGCTTCCTTGGATTGGATAGTCGTCTAAAAGTTATAACCGCTACTGATCTCAGAAACTCAACAGTACTTCAACAGAACTATACATTTTTGGGAGTGAAGGAGATTTCAGCACCCAAAATGATAGCTTGTCATACTATGCCTTACCCTTATGCAGTTTTCTACTGCCATGGCCAAGAGAATGAGAATAGGCTGTTTGAAGTTTCACTAGATGGTGAGAATGGAGAGACAGTGCAAGCAGCTGCTATTTGCCACATGGATACCTCTCAGTGGGATCCTGAACACGTGTCATTTCGTGTGCTCGGAGTTGAACCTGGAAGCTCTCCCGTGTGCCATTTCTTTCCGGCAGACAATATAATTTGGGTGCCCATCATGTCAGCTTAG